One Curtobacterium sp. MCLR17_032 genomic window carries:
- the glgB gene encoding 1,4-alpha-glucan branching protein GlgB, with amino-acid sequence MTDPTNPGQPSAPQTSAPQQGAPQPPRGPGLPPVPPPPPAIPRQAVRTEPNTSAPGEDLPGAPVAPPESPSRDVPESATLAGGLTSATPDATDEAEAASASRTEDAPATPTSAATTSTTLTSDSTAVATTEPVPGPVDEWVRQQVAEGRWSQPHDVLGPHPVAGGTSVRVVRHLATAVRIVRPDGDDVELRHEGEGVWAGATVGELGRYRVEADYEDDETWTTDDAYRFPPTLGELDLHLFGEGRDEQLWHHLGAHVQTVDGVDGVAFAVWAPRATAVRVIGDFEGWEGRTTAMRRLNDLGVWELFWPGALEGQRYKFQILTDSGWVERADPFARRTEVPPLTASVITSAHHTWSEGDARWMAERANATTHDAPMSVYEVHLGSWRPGLSYREVADDLIGHLQYTGFTHVQFLPLAEHPFGGSWGYQVTGYYSPTARFGSPDDLRYLIDRLHSAGIGVIMDWVPGHFPKDEWALAKFDGYALFEHPDPRRGEQLDWGTYVFDFGQPQVRNFLVANALYWLEEFHIDGLRVDAVASMLYLDYSRTEWLPNIHGGRENLEAISLLQETNATAYKRYPGIVMIAEESTSWPGVTQPTSAGGLGFGQKWNMGWMHDTLQYVERDPAYRSYHHDEITFSFVYAFSEQFTLPISHDEVVHGKGSLYGKMPGDEWQKLANVRAYLAFMWAHPGKQLLFMGQEFAQPTEWSEANGLDWWLLDDPGHRGVQDLVAELNRVYKENPALWTFDSSAEGFEWLESGDAPHSTLGFLRKAGDEKLAVFVNFSGVPVEHRFGLPTAGTWNEVLNTDASAYGGSGVGNLGSVQAEDVPWAGRPASANLVVPPLGAVWLRLAD; translated from the coding sequence ATGACCGATCCCACCAACCCCGGGCAGCCCAGCGCACCCCAGACCAGCGCACCCCAGCAGGGCGCGCCGCAGCCGCCCCGCGGTCCCGGCCTGCCGCCGGTCCCGCCGCCGCCTCCCGCGATCCCACGCCAGGCGGTCCGCACCGAGCCGAACACCTCGGCTCCCGGTGAGGACCTCCCGGGCGCACCGGTCGCCCCGCCCGAGTCCCCCTCCCGCGACGTGCCGGAGTCGGCCACGCTCGCCGGCGGGCTGACGTCGGCGACGCCGGACGCGACGGACGAGGCGGAGGCAGCCAGCGCCTCCCGGACGGAGGACGCGCCCGCCACGCCCACGTCCGCAGCGACCACGTCCACCACGCTGACGTCCGACAGCACGGCCGTCGCGACGACCGAGCCCGTCCCCGGCCCCGTCGACGAGTGGGTCCGCCAGCAGGTCGCGGAGGGACGTTGGTCCCAGCCGCACGACGTGCTCGGCCCGCACCCCGTCGCCGGTGGCACGAGCGTCCGTGTGGTCCGCCACCTGGCGACCGCGGTCCGCATCGTCCGACCCGACGGTGACGACGTCGAACTCCGTCACGAGGGCGAGGGTGTCTGGGCCGGCGCGACCGTCGGCGAGCTCGGCCGGTACCGCGTCGAGGCCGACTACGAGGACGACGAGACCTGGACCACCGACGACGCGTACCGGTTCCCGCCGACGCTCGGCGAGCTCGACCTGCACCTGTTCGGTGAGGGTCGCGACGAGCAGCTCTGGCACCACCTCGGCGCGCACGTGCAGACGGTCGACGGTGTCGACGGTGTGGCGTTCGCCGTGTGGGCGCCGCGTGCCACCGCCGTCCGCGTGATCGGCGACTTCGAGGGCTGGGAGGGCCGCACCACCGCGATGCGCCGCCTGAACGACCTCGGCGTGTGGGAGCTGTTCTGGCCCGGCGCCCTCGAGGGGCAGCGGTACAAGTTCCAGATCCTCACCGACAGCGGCTGGGTGGAGCGGGCCGACCCGTTCGCCCGCCGCACCGAGGTCCCGCCGCTCACCGCGTCCGTGATCACGAGCGCCCACCACACCTGGTCCGAGGGCGACGCCCGCTGGATGGCCGAGCGCGCCAACGCGACAACCCACGACGCGCCGATGAGCGTCTACGAGGTACACCTCGGCTCGTGGCGTCCGGGGCTGAGCTACCGCGAGGTGGCCGACGACCTCATCGGGCACCTGCAGTACACCGGCTTCACCCACGTCCAGTTCCTGCCCCTCGCCGAGCACCCGTTCGGCGGCTCGTGGGGCTACCAGGTCACCGGGTACTACTCGCCGACCGCCCGCTTCGGCTCCCCCGACGACCTGCGGTACCTCATCGACCGGCTGCACTCGGCCGGCATCGGCGTCATCATGGACTGGGTCCCCGGGCACTTCCCGAAGGACGAGTGGGCGCTGGCGAAGTTCGACGGCTACGCCCTGTTCGAGCACCCGGACCCCCGCCGCGGCGAACAGCTCGACTGGGGCACCTACGTGTTCGACTTCGGGCAGCCGCAGGTGCGCAACTTCCTCGTCGCCAACGCGCTCTACTGGCTCGAGGAGTTCCACATCGACGGCCTCCGGGTCGACGCCGTGGCCTCGATGCTGTACCTGGACTACTCCCGCACCGAGTGGCTGCCGAACATCCACGGCGGTCGCGAGAACCTCGAGGCGATCTCGCTCCTGCAGGAGACGAACGCCACCGCGTACAAGCGCTACCCCGGCATCGTGATGATCGCCGAGGAGTCGACCTCGTGGCCCGGCGTCACGCAGCCGACCAGCGCCGGCGGCCTCGGGTTCGGCCAGAAGTGGAACATGGGCTGGATGCACGACACGCTGCAGTACGTCGAGCGTGACCCGGCGTACCGCTCGTACCACCACGACGAGATCACGTTCTCGTTCGTCTACGCGTTCAGCGAGCAGTTCACGCTGCCGATCAGTCACGACGAGGTCGTGCACGGCAAGGGCTCGCTCTACGGCAAGATGCCCGGCGACGAGTGGCAGAAGCTCGCCAACGTGCGTGCCTACCTGGCCTTCATGTGGGCACACCCCGGCAAGCAGCTGCTCTTCATGGGCCAGGAGTTCGCCCAGCCCACCGAGTGGAGCGAGGCCAACGGTCTCGACTGGTGGCTGCTCGACGACCCGGGCCACCGCGGCGTGCAGGACCTGGTCGCCGAGCTGAACCGCGTGTACAAGGAGAACCCGGCGCTCTGGACGTTCGACTCCAGCGCCGAGGGCTTCGAGTGGCTCGAGAGCGGCGACGCACCGCACTCCACGCTCGGGTTCCTCCGCAAGGCGGGCGACGAGAAGCTGGCGGTCTTCGTCAACTTCTCCGGCGTCCCGGTCGAGCACCGCTTCGGCCTGCCCACGGCGGGCACCTGGAACGAGGTGCTCAACACCGACGCGTCGGCGTACGGCGGGTCCGGTGTCGGCAACCTCGGTTCGGTCCAGGCCGAGGACGTCCCCTGGGCCGGTCGCCCGGCCTCGGCGAACCTCGTGGTGCCCCCGCTGGGCGCCGTCTGGCTGCGCCTGGCCGACTAG
- a CDS encoding tetratricopeptide repeat protein, producing MTNVPPTPSSLRGAVDLSSLVDRAQRPPQGAAGPAGSPATPGNAGATAGPAAGAGPTDSVLSVPSLVMDVTDQSFQDIVQLSTVVPVIVDIWAEWCGPCKQLSPVLERLTEEYAGRIVLAKVDADTNPQLVQAFQAQSIPTVAAVIGGRPLGLFVGALPEAEVRDVFEQVLQAAEQNGVAGRVQVDGAVEADDAEQGEPEPEPLPPHHQAAYDAIEAGDYATAISEYRTAILQDPHDQMAVAGLAQVSLLDRLSGRTADEIRAAAGAGPADVAAQLAVADLDISGGHVEDAFGRLLDLVPTVFGDDREALRVRLVEYFELIGAEDPRVVAARRRLANALY from the coding sequence ATGACCAACGTCCCCCCGACCCCGTCCAGCCTGCGCGGAGCAGTCGACCTCTCGTCCCTCGTCGACCGGGCCCAGCGTCCGCCGCAGGGTGCCGCCGGACCCGCCGGGAGCCCCGCCACGCCGGGCAACGCTGGCGCGACGGCCGGTCCGGCAGCCGGTGCCGGGCCCACGGACAGTGTCCTGAGCGTCCCGTCCCTCGTGATGGACGTCACCGACCAGAGCTTCCAGGACATCGTCCAGCTCTCCACCGTCGTCCCGGTCATCGTGGACATCTGGGCCGAGTGGTGCGGTCCGTGCAAGCAGCTGTCGCCGGTCCTCGAGCGGCTGACCGAGGAGTACGCGGGACGCATCGTCCTGGCCAAGGTCGACGCCGACACGAACCCGCAGCTCGTCCAGGCGTTCCAGGCACAGTCGATCCCGACCGTCGCGGCCGTCATCGGTGGCCGTCCGCTCGGACTGTTCGTCGGTGCCCTGCCCGAGGCCGAGGTCCGCGACGTCTTCGAGCAGGTCCTGCAGGCGGCGGAGCAGAACGGCGTCGCCGGCCGGGTCCAGGTCGACGGAGCCGTCGAGGCCGACGACGCGGAGCAGGGCGAGCCGGAACCGGAGCCCCTGCCGCCGCACCACCAGGCCGCGTACGACGCGATCGAGGCCGGGGACTACGCCACCGCGATCAGCGAGTACCGCACCGCGATCCTGCAGGACCCGCACGACCAGATGGCCGTGGCCGGTCTGGCCCAGGTGTCGCTGCTCGACCGGCTCTCCGGCAGGACCGCGGACGAGATCCGCGCGGCGGCCGGTGCCGGCCCGGCGGACGTCGCGGCCCAGCTCGCCGTCGCCGACCTCGACATCAGCGGTGGACACGTCGAGGACGCCTTCGGACGCCTCCTCGACCTCGTACCGACGGTGTTCGGCGACGACCGCGAAGCGCTCCGCGTGCGCCTCGTCGAGTACTTCGAGCTGATCGGCGCCGAGGACCCGCGCGTCGTCGCCGCCCGGCGGCGACTCGCCAACGCGCTCTACTGA
- a CDS encoding alpha/beta family hydrolase yields MTSEPTSVGDSAEIRSGSVLPGRRTDIELVTDDHLTLVGELAEPLDRVARGTVVALHPLPTAQGFMDSHVLKKAAARLPALADIAVLRFNFRSVTSPRGTSEGVFGDGVSEGFDLRAAVQDVVDRGLPTPWLVGWSFGTEVVLKHALEHVEAGHVAGVVLLSPPLHRTSDAELARWAAVDVPVVALVPEHDDFLQPDQAARRFAIAPTVRVVPVAGAKHLWVGEKYVRIVLDTIVDLVVPGSAPLPTHWPAADQRP; encoded by the coding sequence ATGACCTCCGAGCCGACCTCCGTCGGAGACAGCGCCGAGATCCGGTCCGGCAGCGTCCTGCCCGGTCGTCGGACCGACATCGAGCTGGTCACCGACGACCACCTGACACTGGTCGGGGAGCTCGCCGAACCGCTCGACCGGGTCGCGCGGGGGACCGTTGTGGCGTTGCACCCACTGCCGACTGCGCAGGGCTTCATGGACTCGCACGTCCTCAAGAAGGCCGCGGCTCGTCTGCCCGCCCTGGCCGACATCGCGGTGCTGCGCTTCAACTTCCGATCGGTGACCTCACCCCGGGGGACTTCGGAGGGTGTCTTCGGCGACGGGGTGTCCGAGGGGTTCGACCTCCGAGCCGCCGTGCAGGACGTCGTCGACCGGGGACTCCCCACGCCGTGGCTGGTCGGCTGGTCCTTCGGGACGGAGGTCGTCCTGAAACACGCCCTCGAGCACGTCGAGGCCGGACACGTGGCCGGCGTGGTGCTCCTTTCGCCGCCACTGCACCGCACGTCGGACGCGGAGCTCGCACGCTGGGCCGCGGTCGACGTGCCGGTCGTCGCCCTCGTCCCCGAGCACGACGACTTCCTGCAGCCCGACCAGGCAGCGCGACGGTTCGCCATCGCGCCGACGGTCCGGGTCGTCCCCGTCGCCGGGGCGAAGCACCTCTGGGTGGGGGAGAAGTACGTGCGCATCGTGCTCGACACGATCGTCGACCTCGTCGTGCCGGGCAGTGCGCCGCTGCCGACGCACTGGCCCGCGGCGGACCAGCGACCGTAG
- a CDS encoding lytic transglycosylase domain-containing protein, whose protein sequence is MTAPQAEQHAAPVIAPVSVAANRVSDAAVARAAVAPTSESPRVVRVARTRALAPVKPTTPRSFGGFVRQRSTIPVLSFFAVSAFVGGSLFNPMQTDAASAAPVLAPAPISVPQQFSAHGTYGDFDAARDGFDVTKPAPKPTPTPTPTATPDADATDTDAAATSTAAQQPVASTPVAPVATPDPGSAQAIGQQMVAARGWGNDQYSCLVSLWNKESGWRVNAYNPSGAYGIPQSLPGSKMASAGADWQTNPATQITWGLNYITGVYGTPCGAWAHSVSYNWY, encoded by the coding sequence GTGACTGCACCGCAGGCGGAGCAGCACGCGGCTCCCGTCATCGCGCCGGTGTCCGTCGCCGCGAACCGGGTCTCGGACGCCGCGGTGGCCCGCGCTGCGGTCGCGCCGACGTCGGAGTCGCCGCGCGTCGTCCGCGTCGCCCGCACCCGTGCGCTCGCCCCGGTCAAGCCGACGACCCCGCGGTCGTTCGGGGGCTTCGTGCGGCAGCGCTCGACCATCCCCGTCCTCTCGTTCTTCGCCGTTTCGGCGTTCGTCGGCGGGTCGCTCTTCAACCCGATGCAGACGGACGCCGCTTCGGCAGCGCCCGTCCTGGCCCCGGCGCCGATCTCGGTGCCGCAGCAGTTCTCGGCCCACGGCACCTACGGCGACTTCGACGCAGCCCGCGACGGCTTCGACGTCACGAAGCCGGCGCCGAAGCCCACGCCGACGCCGACCCCCACAGCAACGCCGGACGCCGACGCGACCGACACGGATGCAGCCGCGACGTCCACCGCCGCGCAGCAGCCCGTCGCGAGCACGCCGGTCGCGCCCGTCGCCACGCCGGACCCGGGCAGCGCCCAGGCCATCGGCCAGCAGATGGTCGCCGCCCGCGGCTGGGGCAACGACCAGTACAGCTGCCTCGTCTCCCTGTGGAACAAGGAGTCCGGCTGGCGGGTCAACGCCTACAACCCGAGCGGTGCCTACGGCATCCCGCAGTCGCTGCCGGGCAGCAAGATGGCGTCCGCCGGTGCCGACTGGCAGACCAACCCCGCCACGCAGATCACCTGGGGCCTCAACTACATCACGGGTGTCTACGGCACCCCGTGTGGCGCCTGGGCCCACAGCGTCTCGTACAACTGGTACTGA
- a CDS encoding DivIVA domain-containing protein — MPSTFPTAPRSVLGYDSDEVDRFLEDARRAYTANDSAPGIEAAKIRATAFSMKKGGYSTVHVDAALERLEDAFAAREREREIADVGQKAWYAEARGKASDVVARLGRPDAQRFQRVSFLTTGYHPKDVDAFSRRLHGYFKDGKPLSLTEVRSVVFRPKHGGYREAQVDALLDAVIEVMLAVR; from the coding sequence GTGCCATCGACGTTCCCGACTGCCCCCCGCTCGGTCCTCGGCTACGACTCCGACGAGGTCGATCGATTCCTCGAGGACGCTCGTCGCGCCTACACCGCGAACGACAGCGCCCCGGGGATCGAGGCCGCCAAGATCCGCGCGACCGCGTTCTCGATGAAGAAGGGCGGCTACTCCACGGTGCACGTGGACGCCGCGCTCGAGCGTCTCGAGGACGCCTTCGCCGCCCGGGAGCGCGAGCGCGAGATCGCCGACGTCGGCCAGAAGGCCTGGTACGCGGAGGCCCGTGGCAAGGCCTCGGACGTCGTCGCGCGTCTCGGGCGTCCCGACGCGCAACGGTTCCAGCGCGTCAGCTTCCTGACGACCGGGTACCACCCGAAGGACGTCGACGCGTTCTCCCGTCGGCTGCACGGGTACTTCAAGGACGGCAAGCCGCTCAGCCTCACCGAGGTGCGCTCGGTGGTGTTCCGCCCGAAGCACGGCGGCTACCGCGAAGCGCAGGTGGACGCCCTGCTCGACGCCGTCATCGAGGTCATGCTCGCCGTCCGCTGA